The following proteins are co-located in the Eleginops maclovinus isolate JMC-PN-2008 ecotype Puerto Natales chromosome 23, JC_Emac_rtc_rv5, whole genome shotgun sequence genome:
- the LOC134859610 gene encoding LOW QUALITY PROTEIN: myosin-7B-like (The sequence of the model RefSeq protein was modified relative to this genomic sequence to represent the inferred CDS: inserted 1 base in 1 codon; deleted 1 base in 1 codon): MSRSSVTVRPSSLLQFDSYLRNSMQHSYRLDQRLHMLREEVRTMTRDKERGEQVWRDRLQRGQRQLKAKEEEMSRQSQYFXNFKTQLQHKISLARDREQCLQNRIYTLEKQLLDMTVSAATGMTKISAVRITAGTVTHWEEQERLPPMRGEGEGEEEGKEERRRQWQSSVGNESKGENKIQGGPVKDATQTPNEARLQGFVLSLQEDLRVLLEREEDGMSERRRLMEQLQEAQENSHFLGCKLEDMKAEVQQLKLSESSLMEEAGELKEKNHRLKQSITDAAKHTATCPSPGTNTVSHTATGEVHLTSDEGTGQPYSSVVPPVHPLVAAESLQDNTEDRSSSAKSENSSKTLKNNSSPQTLSLTKEKLDENKRETWCSKGILNLEVSPSEESDALMEAYRSLGLGDDLKALQAQRDRLEVALEHTQEQLRMMAQENTQLKLQLKKDSVKQEADAQQGSSNEEVSTLPTSDRGEDDLVLALNQENRALAERIQELLAHIELREEEMKRERTHLREHISKLEADRVRLKQESQEQECLITELTKKTEDDLNSIMELQQRLVESEQRTEESQISIKLQSEFTAATAGSLQQKDLEECVDSFVENMLKGDEPQCVSSEQAEDLTSVTAASSLHDNHDHLLSSLHVSALIDKVSQLTKTVQRLKTEGEELSGNLNTLREQQREVSLSIQTQTEVKQQLTRTVWGLKEEKDGICKSVAGLKQERDQLTRTVCGLKDEREQLIKSMSGLKEEKDSLSGLEIEKEKLLESLSCGKEERDQIMQSLQSLQTERNQLSQTVLYLKVERDELTDALKCLKKQKDEERSSSTSQEEREGLIKLASTLREDKERIEHSISCLKQEEEQIKLLIQGLREETNSLKAALPSQTQTEGKNQKQYLLTTNSSAVKTTETAAETGERCQTQDYGGNTEQEQSDLRREIEALGAELKTYHEELDQSRVDAKRLQRELCQSESRRKEAERKAADKVVGMTAVANQMEETRKETESLTTQVKQLQSKLSSLLRERTEALSLKTQIEERHNILTAQLRAKTVALEELNSEYIALKRGQGSKEDLSTALVSLRTLYNDIRAKYDELLKKRSHTDLEIAPLRAKLSCLVVKCQERNGLLIQMMKDMSRRGCADSTLTLQVEHLLSDAALLDYTAAFTPGSNVKTRDYSAGFTPGFISKFQDCTSGFTEDQTCSPISPLLNQLSQKEHTPESGGKCRELKSEKHSSLVTAESDCTGEVTPVLTATLKKHANSPMPTFPVQEHARLQATPSPVVSELKESFISNPAQFSPSASLPEKFHLQNMTGKSSPDPIPSARCSLSPTPLPSRERVSLSRRLSSPEKIINLHEQLQRTLMSSFKDPEGRGRGHQPRKCLSFSASADLRPVALTKKQSLSLNEQDTNSLPVTAAAVSQAKHTPALMSTNKSNTLFNAVTSRSAHVTFSPNLFTYHHFKAETSKTTTCAISSCPLDTVAVCKAKPISSIGTNVTTSTKKITAVLDESDAKQTAPTPFTLKTCTIDSDVLICSETSPKTTASDTTAQRGPTALEDNHFNTPCETDGAPPAYHGPLFAAPCTPPAHCSPERSKTARKSTAALQKIKTARSNPEAPAEVRSVAVIRTVGQSSLLIGWERPPLDELGCSNGTFVYGYRVFLDGDFHKSVMSSACTKCILENVNLSVPVNISVQTLGSNALTSDFVHTMYSESVRTDSLQTVTVG, from the exons ACCCGGGACAAGGAGCGGGGGGAGCAGGTTTGGAGGGACAGACTGCAGCGCGGTCAGCGGCAGCTGAAGGccaaagaggaggagatgagtcGCCAGTCCCAATACT GAAACTTTAAAACCCAGCTCCAGCACAAGATCAGCTTGGCGCGGGACAGAGAACAGTGCCTGCAAAACCGGATCTACACCTTAGAGAAGCAGCTCCTGGACATGACTGTGAGTGCAGCCACTGGTATGACAAAAATCAGTGCAGTCAGAATCACCGCTGGGACTGTAACACACTGGGAAGAACAGGAGAGGCTTCCTCCaatgagaggagagggagaaggagaggaagagggaaaggaggagaggaggaggcaaTGGCAGTCAAGTGTGGGAAATGAAAGCAAAGGCGAGAACAAAATACAAGGTGGACCAGTCAAAGACGCAACGCAGACTCCAAATGAAGCCAGGCTGCAAGGATTTGTCCTGAGCCTGCAGGAGGACCTCAGGGTGctgctggagagagaggaggatgggATGTCAGAGCGGAGGAGACTAATGGAGCAGCTTCAGGAGGCCCAGGAGAACAGCCACTTCCTGGGATGCAAGTTGGAGGATATGAAGGCAGAGGTGCAACAGCTGAAGCTTTCTGAAAGCTCCCTGATGGAGGAGGCTGGAGAGctgaaagagaagaaccatagACTCAAGCAGAGTATTACGGATGCAGCTAAACACACAGCCACATGTCCGAGTCCTGGGACCAACACTGTCTCTCACACTGCCACGGGAGAG GTACATCTAACGTCAGATGAGGGAACAGGCCAGCCTTATTCATCTGTAGTTCCACCTGttcaccccctggtggcagcagAGAGCCTACAGGACAACACAGAGGATCGCTCCTCATCTGCCAAATCAGAAAATTCATCTAAAACCCTTAAAAACAACTCCAGTCCCCAGACACTCTCCTTAACTAAAGAGAAACTAGATGAGAATAAACGGGAGACCTGGTGCTCCAAAGGGATCCTAAATCTGGAGGTAAGCCCCAGCGAGGAATCTGATGCCCTGATGGAAGCCTACAGGAGCCTGGGTTTAGGGGATGATCTCAAAGCACTTCAAGCTCAACGTGACCGCCTGGAGGTCGCCCTGGAGCACACACAGGAGCAGCTGCGGATGATGGCTCAGGAGAATACTCAACTGAAATTACAGCTCAAGAAAGACTCTGTGAAACAAGAAGCAGATGCGCAGCAGGGGTCTTCAAACGAAGAG GTTAGCACACTACCAACCAGTGATAGAGGTGAGGATGATCTCGTCCTGGCACTGAATCAGGAGAACCGGGCCTTGGCAGAACGGATTCAGGAGCTTCTGGCTCACATTGAGCTcagagaagaggagatgaagagggaGCGAACACATCTGAGGGAGCATATCTCCAAGCTCGAGGCAGACAGAGTCAGGCTGAAGCAGGAGAGCCAGGAACAAGAGTGTTTGATTACAGAACTCACCAAGAAGACTGAGGATGATCTGAATAGCATCATGGAGCTGCAGCAAAGGTTAGTGGAGAGTGAACAGCGTACAGAGGAATCACAGATTAGCATAAAACTGCAAAGTGAATTTACAGCTGCAACAGCAGGAAGTTTACAACAGAAGGACCTCGAAGAATGTGTTGACAGTTTTGTGGAAAATATGCTAAAAGGGGATGAACCACAGTGTGTGTCCAGTGAACAAGCAGAAGATTTGACTTCAGTCACAGCAGCCAGTTCTCTGCATGATAATCATGATCATCTGCTGAGCAGCCTGCATGTTAGTGCACTGATTGATAAGGTGTCCCAGCTGACCAAGACTGTCCAGAGGCTCaaaacagaaggagaggaaCTGTCAGGCAACCTTAATACTCTcagggagcagcagagagaagtaaGTCTGTCCATCCAAACGCAGACAGAAGTGAAACAGCAGTTAACTCGGACAGTTTGgggactgaaggaggagaaagacGGCATCTGTAAATCTGTGGCTGGTCTGAAACAAGAGAGAGACCAGCTCACGAGGACAGTCTGTGGACTGAAGGATGAGAGAGAGCAGCTTATAAAGTCCATGAGTGGCCTGAAAGAGGAGAAAGATTCTTTATCTGGCCTCgaaatagaaaaagagaaactgttGGAATCTCTCTCAtgtggaaaagaagaaagagatcAAATCATGCAGTCACTACAAAGtctacagacagagaggaaccaGTTGAGCCAGACCgtgctttatttaaaagtagAGAGAGATGAACTAACAGATGCTCTTAAGTGTctgaagaaacagaaagacGAGGAGCGATCATCGTCCACTTCACAAGAAGAGCGTGAAGGGTTAATAAAATTAGCCAGCACATTGAGAGAAGATAAAGAAAGAATTGAACATTCAATCAGTTGTTTGAAACAGGAAGAAGAGCAGATAAAGCTTTTAATTCAGGGCCTAAGAGAGGAAACCAACAGCCTCAAAGCTGCTCTGCCAagccaaacacaaacagaggggAAAAATCAGAAGCAGTACCTGCTGACAACAAACAGCTCTGCAGTGAAGACGACTGAGACTGCTGCTGAAACAGGAGAAAGATGTCAGACTCAGGACTACGGAGGAAACACTGAACAG GAGCAAAGTGATCTGAGGAGGGAGATCGAAGCTTTGGGAGCAGAACTAAAAACATATCATGAGGAACTAGACCAGAGCCGTGTAGAT GCCAAGAGGCTGCAGAGGGAGTTGTGTCAATCAGAATCCAGAAGAAAGGAGGCGGAGAGAAAGGCAGCTGACAAGGTTGTGGGGATGACAGCTGTAGCCAATCAGATGGAAGAAACCAGAAAGGAGACTGAAAGCCTCACAACACAG gtgaagcagctgcagagcaAACTGAGCAGCCTGCTCAGGGAGAGGACTGAAGCTCTGTCACTAAAGACACAGATAGAGGAGCGACACAACATCCTCACAGCTCAGCTCAGAGCTAAG ACAGTGGCTCTAGAGGAGCTAAACTCTGAGTATATCGCTCTCAAGCGAGGGCAGGGCAGCAAGGAAGATCTGAGCACTGCTCTGGTCTCACTCAGGACCCTG TACAACGACATCAGAGCTAAA TATGATGAACTTCTGAAAAAGAGGAGCCATACGGATTTGGAAATAGCTCCTTTAAGG GCCAAGCTGTCCTGTCTGGTGGTGAAGTGTCAGGAGAGGAACGGCCTGTTGATTCAGATGATGAAGGACATGTCCCGAAGAGGCTGTGCAGACTCCACTCTCACACTGCAGGTGGAGCATCTGCTCAGTGACGCTGCTTTGCTCGACTACACTGCAGCATTCACACCAGGGAGCAACGTAAAGACACGTGATTACAGCGCTGGGTTTACACCAGGATTTATTTCTAAATTCCAAGACTGCACCAGTGGATTCACGGAAGATCAGACCTGCTCTCCTATATCCCCACTTCTAAATCAGCTTTCCCAAAAGGAACACACACCTGAATCTGGAGGGAAATGTAGAGAactaaaaagtgaaaaacactCATCTTTAGTCACAGCTGAATCTGACTGCACTGGTGAAGTCACTCCTGTACTGACAGCAACACTGAAGAAACATGCCAACTCACCCATGCCAACCTTCCCAGTGCAAGAGCATGCCCGCCTCCAAGCGACTCCATCACCTGTTGTTTCAGAACTGAAAGAGAGCTTCATATCCAATCCAGCACAG TTTTCTCCCTCTGCAAGTCTTCCAGAGAAATTTCATCTCCAAAACATGACAGGAAAGTCCTCTCCAGATCCCATCCCTTCGGCCAGATGTTCTCTGAGTCCCACTCCTCTCCCGTCCAGGGAACGTGTCAGTCTGAGCAGGAGGCTGAGTAGTCCTGAGAAGATCATCAACCTACatgagcagctgcagaggacGCTCATGAGCAGCTTTAAG GATCCAGAgggcagaggaagaggacatCAGCCCAGGAAATGTCTCTCATTTTCTGCTTCTGCAGACCTCAGACCAGTCGCTCTCACAAAGAAGCAGAGCCTCAGTTTAAATGAACAAGACACCAACTCTCTCcctgtcactgctgctgctgtgagccAAGCTAAGCACACTCCAGCTTTGATGTCCACAAATAAGTCTAACACACTGTTTAATGCAGTCACCTCAAGATCTGCTCATGTTACCTTCAGTCCGAACTTGTTTACATACCATCACTTTAAAGCAGAAACATCCAAAACCACAACATGTGCGATTTCTAGCTGTCCTCTTGACACTGTGGCAGTTTGCAAAGCCAAACCCATCTCAAGCATTGGCACTAATGTAACGACATCCACGAAGAAAATCACTGCCGTCCTCGATGAATCTGATGCAAAGCAAACAGCTCCTACTCCTTTCACTCTGAAGACCTGTACCATTGACTCTGATGTCTTAATATGTTCTGAGACTAGTCCGAAAACCACCGCCTCAGACACAACTGCCCAGAGGGGACCAACTGCTCTGGAGGATAACCATTTCAACACGCCTTGTGAAACGGATGGTGCTCCCCCTGCATATCATGGACCTTTATTTGCTGCACCCTGCACTCCACCTGCTCATTGCTCGCCTGAGAGATCCAAGACTGCCAGGAAGTCCACCGCTGCTTTACAAAAGATCAAGACAGCAAGATCTAATCCAG AAGCTCCAGCCGAGGTTCGTTCTGTTGCGGTCATCAGAACAGTCGGACAAAGCAGCctcctgattggctgggagAGGCCCCCCCTGGACGAGCTGGGCTGCAGTAATGGCACATTTGTGTATGGGTACAGG GTGTTTTTGGATGGAGATTTCCACAAATCGGTCATGAGCTCAGCATGCACCAAG TGTATTCTAGAGAACGTCAACTTGAGTGTCCCAGTGAATATAAGTGTCCAAACACTTGGCTCTAATGCTCTCACTTCAGACTTTGTCCACACCATGTACAGCGAGTCAGTCAGAACAGACTCACTGCAAAC TGTCACTGTAGGATGA